From a single Paraburkholderia sp. D15 genomic region:
- the pdxY gene encoding pyridoxal kinase PdxY, with product MTKNVLSIQSHVVFGHAGNSAAEFPIRRLGVNVWPLNTVQFSNHTQYGHWTGSAIDAAQMEDLVEGIGAIGMLPRCDAVLSGYLGTPEQAQSVLEIVKAVKAVNPRAWYFCDPVMGAASGCKVEPGIQEFLVRTMPEMADAMAPNHTELQRLVGREIDTLEEAVVACRELLARGPKLVLVKHLLDRNSPADRFNMLVVTEREAWMGQRPLYPFARQPVGVGDLTSAVFVARTLLGDSIRAAFEHTLAAVNAVVKTTWQAGRYELELVAAQNEIAQPREWFDAWVADSA from the coding sequence ATGACGAAAAACGTTCTGAGCATCCAGTCCCATGTGGTATTCGGGCACGCCGGCAACAGCGCGGCCGAATTTCCGATCCGCCGGCTCGGCGTGAACGTGTGGCCGCTCAATACCGTGCAATTCTCGAATCACACGCAATACGGCCATTGGACCGGCAGCGCGATCGACGCCGCGCAGATGGAAGACCTCGTCGAAGGCATCGGCGCGATCGGCATGCTGCCGCGCTGCGATGCGGTGCTGTCGGGCTATCTCGGCACCCCGGAACAGGCGCAATCGGTGCTGGAAATCGTGAAGGCGGTGAAGGCCGTCAATCCGCGCGCATGGTACTTCTGCGATCCGGTGATGGGCGCGGCGAGCGGTTGCAAGGTCGAGCCCGGCATTCAGGAATTCCTCGTGCGCACCATGCCCGAAATGGCCGACGCGATGGCGCCGAATCACACCGAGTTGCAGCGCCTCGTCGGGCGCGAAATCGATACGCTCGAAGAAGCCGTGGTCGCGTGCCGCGAACTCCTCGCGCGCGGGCCGAAGCTGGTGCTGGTCAAACACCTGCTCGACCGCAACAGTCCCGCCGACCGCTTCAACATGCTGGTCGTCACCGAACGCGAAGCGTGGATGGGTCAGCGCCCGCTCTATCCGTTCGCACGGCAGCCGGTGGGCGTCGGCGATCTGACGAGCGCGGTGTTCGTCGCGCGCACCTTGCTCGGCGACTCGATCCGCGCGGCGTTCGAACATACGCTCGCGGCGGTCAACGCGGTCGTCAAGACGACCTGGCAGGCCGGGCGCTACGAACTGGAACTGGTGGCCGCGCAGAACGAAATCGCGCAGCCGCGCGAGTGGTTCGACGCCTGGGTGGCGGACAGCGCGTAA
- the glgA gene encoding glycogen synthase GlgA — MTIRALHVASELYPLLKTGGLADVAGALPPALIERGADVRVLLPGFPAVVAGLADLQPVAQLGRCFDAPNVTLERGTLPANGLVVYAIRAGTLYDRPGNPYLNDEHVPYGDNALRFALLGWVAAQLAQRLDPAWAPQIVHAHDWHAGLAPAYLKAAERQAGRPLARSVFTVHNLAYQGVFPAQQFGQLGLPDDFFTMHGIEFYGQLSFLKAGLFYTDRITTVSPTYAREIQTLAQGGGLDGLLRHRSHDLSGILNGVDYAVWNPAGDALLDSHYNATRLAGKLACKEALQKRFGLAQKSDALLFGVVSRLTEQKGLDLLLEAVPDIVKRGGQLVVFGTGDPALENGLRRAAQAHPEAVAVELGFDETLAHTIVAGSDVIAVPSRFEPCGLTQLYALAYGSLPLVHCVGGLADTVVDASLENLADDLATGFVFERFEPKGINAAIRRAFALYERRTEWKATQRRAMRQDFGWGASAERYLALYRELV; from the coding sequence ATGACGATACGCGCCCTGCACGTCGCCAGCGAGCTGTATCCCCTCCTCAAAACAGGCGGTCTCGCCGATGTCGCGGGCGCGCTGCCGCCCGCGCTGATCGAACGCGGCGCCGACGTGCGGGTGCTGCTGCCCGGCTTTCCGGCGGTCGTCGCCGGTCTCGCCGACCTGCAGCCGGTCGCGCAGCTGGGCCGCTGTTTCGACGCGCCGAACGTGACACTCGAACGCGGCACGTTGCCGGCCAACGGCCTCGTCGTCTACGCGATCCGCGCGGGTACGCTGTACGACCGGCCCGGCAATCCGTATCTGAACGACGAACACGTGCCGTACGGCGACAACGCGCTGCGTTTCGCGCTGCTCGGCTGGGTCGCCGCGCAACTGGCGCAGCGGCTGGACCCGGCCTGGGCACCGCAGATCGTCCATGCGCACGACTGGCACGCGGGTCTCGCGCCCGCCTATCTGAAAGCGGCCGAACGCCAGGCCGGCCGCCCGCTCGCGCGCAGCGTCTTCACCGTGCACAACCTCGCTTATCAGGGCGTGTTTCCCGCACAGCAGTTCGGCCAGCTCGGCCTGCCCGACGATTTCTTCACGATGCACGGCATCGAGTTCTACGGGCAGCTGTCCTTCCTCAAGGCGGGCCTGTTCTATACCGATCGCATCACGACCGTCAGCCCAACCTACGCGCGCGAGATCCAGACGCTCGCGCAAGGTGGCGGACTCGACGGATTGCTGCGGCATCGCTCGCACGATCTGAGCGGCATCCTGAACGGCGTCGACTACGCGGTCTGGAATCCCGCCGGCGACGCCCTGCTCGACAGCCACTACAACGCCACCCGCCTCGCCGGCAAGCTGGCCTGCAAGGAGGCGCTGCAAAAGCGCTTCGGCCTCGCGCAGAAAAGCGACGCGTTGCTGTTCGGCGTGGTGAGCCGCCTCACCGAACAGAAAGGCCTCGACCTGCTGCTCGAAGCGGTGCCCGACATCGTCAAACGCGGCGGACAACTGGTGGTGTTCGGCACCGGCGACCCCGCGCTCGAAAATGGCCTGAGACGGGCCGCGCAAGCGCACCCCGAAGCAGTGGCGGTGGAACTGGGCTTCGACGAAACGCTCGCGCACACGATCGTCGCGGGCAGCGACGTGATCGCGGTGCCGTCGCGTTTCGAGCCGTGCGGACTGACGCAGCTGTACGCGCTGGCGTATGGCTCGCTGCCGCTCGTGCATTGCGTCGGCGGCCTCGCGGACACGGTCGTCGATGCGTCGCTGGAAAACCTCGCCGACGATCTCGCGACCGGCTTCGTCTTCGAACGCTTCGAGCCCAAAGGCATCAACGCCGCGATCCGCCGTGCGTTCGCGCTGTACGAGCGGCGCACCGAGTGGAAGGCGACCCAGCGCCGCGCGATGCGCCAGGATTTCGGCTGGGGAGCTTCGGCCGAGCGTTACCTGGCGTTGTATCGGGAGTTGGTCTAA
- the glgC gene encoding glucose-1-phosphate adenylyltransferase, which yields MDTPSRLNDLQRTTLAIVLAGGRGTRLGPLTNKRVKPAVHFGGKYRIIDFALSNCLNSGIRRIAVVTQYKAHSLLRHMQRGWSFLRGEFGEFIDLWPAQQRVEGAHWYRGTADAVFQNLDIIRSIRPKYVVVLAGDHIYKMDYTRMIADHAESGADCTVGCIEVPRMDAVAFGVMAVDEHRRVTGFVEKPADPPAIPGRPDTALASMGIYVFNADYLYSLLEENISSVETDHDFGKDILPRVVTQGTAIAHPFSMSCVSSDPNVEPYWRDVGTIDAYWAANLDLASTIPTLDLYDRNWPIWTYQEQLPPAKFVRDLKGLQGSGNNLIVCGGCVISGSQVSRSVLSSNVKVSSFCHISEAVLLPQVTVGTSCRLQKVVIDRGCVIPDGTVIGEDPVSDAERFYRTDDGVVLVTPDALRQKTT from the coding sequence CGGCTCGGGCCGCTCACCAACAAGCGCGTCAAACCCGCGGTGCACTTCGGCGGCAAATACCGGATCATCGATTTCGCGCTGTCCAACTGTCTGAACTCCGGCATCCGCCGCATCGCGGTGGTCACGCAATACAAGGCGCACTCGCTGCTGCGCCATATGCAACGCGGCTGGAGTTTCCTGCGCGGCGAATTCGGCGAATTCATCGACCTGTGGCCCGCGCAGCAGCGCGTGGAAGGCGCGCACTGGTATCGCGGCACCGCCGACGCGGTGTTCCAGAACCTCGACATCATCCGTTCGATCCGCCCGAAATACGTCGTGGTGCTGGCCGGCGACCACATCTACAAGATGGACTACACGCGCATGATCGCCGACCACGCGGAAAGCGGCGCGGACTGCACGGTCGGCTGCATCGAGGTGCCACGCATGGACGCGGTGGCCTTCGGCGTGATGGCCGTCGACGAACACCGCCGCGTCACCGGCTTCGTCGAAAAACCCGCCGACCCGCCCGCGATTCCTGGCCGCCCGGATACCGCGCTGGCGAGCATGGGCATCTACGTGTTCAACGCGGATTACCTGTATTCGCTGCTCGAGGAGAACATCTCGAGCGTCGAGACCGATCACGATTTCGGCAAGGACATCCTGCCGCGCGTGGTCACCCAGGGCACCGCGATCGCCCATCCGTTCAGCATGTCGTGCGTGTCGTCGGACCCGAACGTGGAGCCGTACTGGCGCGACGTCGGCACCATCGATGCGTACTGGGCCGCCAATCTCGACCTCGCCTCGACGATTCCGACGCTCGACCTGTACGACCGCAACTGGCCGATCTGGACATACCAGGAACAGTTGCCGCCGGCCAAATTCGTGCGCGATCTGAAGGGTTTGCAGGGCAGCGGCAACAACCTGATCGTATGCGGCGGCTGCGTGATTTCCGGCTCGCAGGTGTCGCGCTCGGTGTTGTCGTCGAACGTCAAGGTGAGTTCGTTCTGTCACATCAGTGAGGCAGTCTTGTTGCCACAGGTGACGGTGGGCACGAGTTGCCGCCTGCAGAAGGTGGTGATCGACCGCGGCTGCGTGATTCCGGACGGCACGGTGATCGGCGAAGATCCGGTGAGCGACGCCGAACGTTTCTACCGGACCGACGACGGCGTGGTGCTGGTGACGCCCGACGCGCTGCGGCAGAAGACGACGTAA